The Dunckerocampus dactyliophorus isolate RoL2022-P2 chromosome 13, RoL_Ddac_1.1, whole genome shotgun sequence genome window below encodes:
- the LOC129192476 gene encoding DNA-binding protein inhibitor ID-3-like yields the protein MKAISPVRSVRSCYKAVCCISEHSVAISRNKHACVDEPTGSLCDMNNCYSRLKALVPSIPQNKTVSQVEILQHVIDYIFDLQIALEAERQLT from the exons ATGAAAGCCATCAGTCCCGTCCGCTCGGTGAGGAGCTGCTACAAGGCCGTGTGCTGCATCTCAGAGCACAGCGTGGCCATCAGCCGGAATAAACACGCGTGTGTGGACGAGCCAACTGGCTCGCTGTGCGACATGAACAACTGCTACTCCCGCCTCAAGGCGCTCGTCCCCAGCATCCCTCAAAACAAGACGGTGAGCCAGGTGGAGATCCTGCAGCACGTCATCGACTACATCTTCGATCTACAGATCGCCCTGGAGGCGGAAAG ACAGCTGACCTGA